AAAGTATCTGCAACCTTTTGCTGAGATGAGATCGCACCTTTTGATATGGGTAACAACTCAAAACGACGCTGTTGTAATCCTTCTTGGGCATCTTGGTAGACAATATCTTCATCAACACTAATAGCAGACGCATAGCTTTTTGACCATGTTCTGATATTGGAGTCGCGCCAAACTTGAGATTTTTTAATTCGACAGAGAAAATCGGAAATTGCTGCCTTTTTATTTGGATCGGTGATGGCACTAGGTGCTGCTATAATGACAAAATTGCCGCTCAAAATATCCTTTGCTGACTTGAGAACCCTAGCACCATCTTTCTTGGCTTGTGGAATTGAGTAACCGTAAGTCGCCCAAGCATCAAGCTCTCCTTTTCTGAAGGCAGAAAGCCCATCGGGGATAGACAAAGGAATGGCATTGACATCCTTGATTGTCAAACCGACTTGTTCCAACATCCGAATTAGGAAATAGTGAGCTGTTGTAGCCTTGACGTAACCCACCTTTTTACCTTTGAGATCGGCGATTGTTTTTGCCTTAGAGTTTTTTGGTACTAGTACAACTTGCCCTACAGTTGGTCCTTTGGTGGTCGCAATTATTTTTACTGACGCTTGGGAGTTAACTGCAAAAATGGGTGGTATTTCACTGGCGGATGCAATATCAATTGCATTTGCGTTGATTGCTTGTAACATCAAATTTCCGCCTGTAAATTCTGAGTACTTAACTTGATAGGCAAACTTATCTAGCCCAGCTAGTTTAAGCTGGAGATCCCAACCACCTTTATACTTAGCGACACGTAGCGTTACGTTTGATAAATTGGCAGGCGCGGCATTTTGGGAATTGCTACGAGTACTAAATGCGATCGCCAACGTTACATAGCAACTGAGAGTCAACATTAACACGACACTTGAAAAGACTCTTTGCTGGTAAAACACGTTTATTCTTCCTCAAAATAGAATAAGAAGTTGTTTGCGGTGAAGGCGTTCTTCCTCGGCTCGTTCAAATTTCGGCATGATTCCTACAGTTATAAAGTTTACAAATATGTTATGAAATTTTACTCCCCCGCTCCCCTTGACAGGGTGCATTGGAGTATCCAGAGCGAAATGCTCGCACGCTTTGAGCTTCTAGGTTATACTGGTGTCGCCAAACACTACCAGTATCATTTCCCATAACATGAATCGAGACTGATGGGGTAAAGACTGTTGTGGCTTTCACAGAGTGGATATCTTGGTCGGGAGGTAAGATGTGATAGACACGACCTTTTTTAACCTGATAAACATCAATCATCTCTAGTTGGGCATGTCCTTCTAATTCGCCGCTATCCACGCGACGGTAAACAGTTTCCTCTTGTCCACCTTTGTATAAACCCACCAATCCCCAAGATAGATGATCGTGGATAGGAGTTGTTGAACCTGGGGGAATCACCAAACTGAAGATGGTGAGCGATCGGTCTTTTGCCCTATACAATAACCATTGACCAATACTACTTCCCATAACGCTATCAGAATTTGGTTGTGCAAACCGCTCAGGTAACCAACCTTCTTGTTTTAGAAGTTGGGAAAAATAAGGTTCTAGGGTAGTGAGAGTTTCAGCACGATCGCGAGTCGTGGAAACAATTTTTTGAACTATGCTGACAAAAGAGCGCAGTTCAGAGCTATCAACAAACCATTGGTCTACTTCTAGAGGTTCAAGAGTGGTAGTGTGAGTCATAGGAGGATGTTTGGATTATTTTGGAAAATATCAAACTAAGAAACAGTTACTGTTTGTCGATCGAGACGCTGGACTAACCCTCGTACCAAGGGGATGACATCACGACCATATGCGATGGCATCTTCTACCGGGTCAAAACCGCGAATTAATAAAGTTGTTACCCCTGCTTGATAGTAATCAAATAGTGATTCTGCCACCTGTTCTGGTGTCCCGACGAGAGCAGTCGTATTGCCATAAGCACCTGTAGCTGCTGCAATGGGAGTCCATAAACGCTTATCGTGAATTTCACTTTCTTGGGCAAATTCTAGTAACCGCCGCGAACCAACAGATTGAGGTCTTGCTGAAGCACCAACGGGCAATTTCAACCCTGCATCTGCACGGGTTTGTTTAATTCGTGACAGAATATAACGTGCCTTTTCCCATGCTTTTTCCTCTGTTTCACCCAAGATAGGACGTAAAGAAACACTAAATCGCAAAGGCTTTCCTATTGGTGCTGAGGCTTTC
This genomic interval from Scytonema hofmannii PCC 7110 contains the following:
- a CDS encoding ABC transporter substrate-binding protein, with translation MFYQQRVFSSVVLMLTLSCYVTLAIAFSTRSNSQNAAPANLSNVTLRVAKYKGGWDLQLKLAGLDKFAYQVKYSEFTGGNLMLQAINANAIDIASASEIPPIFAVNSQASVKIIATTKGPTVGQVVLVPKNSKAKTIADLKGKKVGYVKATTAHYFLIRMLEQVGLTIKDVNAIPLSIPDGLSAFRKGELDAWATYGYSIPQAKKDGARVLKSAKDILSGNFVIIAAPSAITDPNKKAAISDFLCRIKKSQVWRDSNIRTWSKSYASAISVDEDIVYQDAQEGLQQRRFELLPISKGAISSQQKVADTFYKAGVIPSKVNVQPLWDNTFNEAISKCS